GGCGAGCCGCATCGTCTCCGCAGCACCAACGACGGCGCCGAGCGCCACGAGGCGATCTTGTGCGAAGGCGCCACCCTCTCGCACCACCGCGTCCCGCAGTGCGCGGTCCGTGAGGAACAGGTTTAGATTTTCGAGCGGCGGGGGCTGGTTAATGACCTCATGCGTTCCGTAGACGTGGTGACTGGGCCGCTCATCCATGGTCGTCCTCGCCAAAGACTCGCAAAAGCGGACGATCGAAACGGCTTATGTTACCTCGCCAGCCGGCCCGATCCGACTCCGTCGACGTTAAAGCCCCAGCATTGCGGCCGGGGCTTTTCCATCGTCAATCCAGTGTCCACGTTGCCGGGGAATGCTTTAGTGGCCTGCTCGGGCGGACGCGAGCCCGATAATGGCCTAGGCAACCTTGAGAATGTCTTCGAGGCGCTTGATCGCCCGCTTCTCGTCGAGCTTCTCGACGGCCGCAAGCTCGCGCGCCAGCCGATCGAGGGCCGCCTGGTAGATCTGCCGCTCGCTATAGGATTGGTCGGGCTGGTCGGTGCCGCGATGGAGATCGCGAACCACCTCCGCAATGGATACCGGGTCGCCCGAATTGATCTTCGCTTCGTACTCCTGGGCGCGACGGCTCCACATCGTTCGCTTTACCCGGCTCCGTCCCTTCAAGGTCTTGAGGGCGGATTCCATCACCTTCCGGGTCGAGAGCTTGCGCAGGCCTACCTGCGTCGCCTTGCTGACCGGCACGCGAAGCGTCAACTTCTCCTTGTCCAGCTGAATCACAAAGAGCTGCAGGGACGAGCCAGCGATCTCCTGCGTCTCGACGCCGGAAATCCGGCCGACACCGTGCGCGGGGTAAACGACCAGATCGCCTGTGCCAAAGGGCGACTCGTTCGCAATGCCTTGCCTCTTTCCTACCATTAATCTCTCCGTAACAAAGAACAGAAAGCACACGTGTCCCCGTGCGCACGCAACGCAGCTGGTCTCACCCCTTTTGAGGCCGCTCCAGGGTACTGACGGACCCTATAGACATGGTGCACAGCATAAGGCATGCACCCGAAGCGATGCTTATACCATAATCCAGGTCAAAAGTGTAGCCCTCAGCGTTAACGCGAGCATCCGGCTTGGTCGAATCTAACCAGTAAAACAGGTTTTATCAGAAAATTAACTGAAACTGCCGCTCTTTCAACGCTTGGCGGGGTTCGGGCTAAAGAACTTCTCGAATTTGCCAGCGGTGTCCTTGAATTGGTCGGCATCGGGCGGAATTTCGCCTTTACGGGTGATGTTGGGCCAGCTTTCGGCATATTTTCGGTTCACCTCGACCCAGCTCGAGACATCGCCGTCGGTATCGGGCTTGATCGCCTCGACCGGGCATTCGGGCTCGCAGACGCCGCAATCGATGCATTCGTCGGGGTGAATGACGAGCATATTCTCGCCTTCGTAAAAACAGTCGACCGGGCATACCTCGACGCAATCCATGTATTTGCACTTGATGCAGCTCTCGGTCACGACGTAGGTCATCGATTTCTCCCGTATGGTTCGGCACCGGCGAGGGCTTCCGGTCTGCATCCCGAGGCCGGCCGGAGTGGTAAATAAGCCCAAGCCGCATAATGGGGCAAGCGGGAATAGTGGTTCACCCTTCCTCGCCAAGACGGTCGAGTGCGCGACGCTCCTTTTTCGTGGGTCGACCGGAACCCGGATCGCGCACGGCCGTGGCGAGTGCGTCACGAGCATCTTCGCCCACGCGCTGTTCCGGGGTCAGATCCTCGTATAGGCGTTGCGCCTCTACCGCCGGCCCCCGGCGCACACCGAGAGCGATCACCTTGATCACGCGAATTTGCCGACCTTGGGGAAAGGTTAGCACATCGCCCGGCCGGATCGGCTGATGCGCCTTCGTCGCGACGACCCGGTTGATGCGCACCTTGCCATCGGCGCAAAGCCGCGTGGCAAGGGAGCGGCTTTTGAAGAAACGCGCGAACCAAAGCCACTTGTCGACGCGCAACGTCTGAACGGCACTCCTCTCGGAGTCCGTACCGAAATCGTCCCGCACGCGATCCGCGTCAATCGGTGCCGACAAGATTCCAATCCTTGAGTTTGGCGAAGGGCGAGGAGGCATCCTCGCGTTCGAGCCGCTTTGCACTTCGCTGCCGGCGCTTGGGCCACCTGTTTCCCTTGGCGCGCCGAGACTCGACGAAGCGAAGTGCTCCTTCGCCCTCCTCGGCGCGGAAGCCGAGAGTGGCGAGGATCGGAACGAGATCGTCCTTCGGACAGCCGACGAGGGAGAGAATCTTCGCATCGGGTTCAAAGGGCCCGTGGCGGGAGCGTCGTCTTGCCTCGAGCGAAAGACGATCGAGGCGGTCAGCGCGCACCGCGACATGCCCAAAGACGCGATATCCGATCGCCTCATAAAACGCGAGCGGGACCGCAGGGTCGAGCTTGATCGAAATCCTGCCCGGCGAGGGTGCCGATACGAGATCGACCATGTCGTGATGTACGGCCCAAAGAAGCGTCTTCAACGCAATCGCATCGGGCTTGAGAAGGGCCGGAAGATAAACGGCATCGACGCCGGTGCACACGCCGTGGCGCTTGAGGGTCGCTCGTGCCGCCGCGTCGAGGGCATCGAGTTGGGGGCGCACGGGCGTTCTGGGTACGACGCCGAGCCGCTCCTTGAGCTGGAAGGCGAGGCCCCGCGCCGCACCCGTGAGGGGAGCTTCCTCGAGGGCATATAGTGGCTGAAGCCGCGCGCGGATTTGACGTTCGACCCGAGCCGCGATGTTCCGGCGCAGGATCTCGCGCGT
The sequence above is a segment of the Alphaproteobacteria bacterium genome. Coding sequences within it:
- the fdxA gene encoding ferredoxin FdxA, encoding MTYVVTESCIKCKYMDCVEVCPVDCFYEGENMLVIHPDECIDCGVCEPECPVEAIKPDTDGDVSSWVEVNRKYAESWPNITRKGEIPPDADQFKDTAGKFEKFFSPNPAKR
- a CDS encoding CarD family transcriptional regulator; translated protein: MANESPFGTGDLVVYPAHGVGRISGVETQEIAGSSLQLFVIQLDKEKLTLRVPVSKATQVGLRKLSTRKVMESALKTLKGRSRVKRTMWSRRAQEYEAKINSGDPVSIAEVVRDLHRGTDQPDQSYSERQIYQAALDRLARELAAVEKLDEKRAIKRLEDILKVA
- a CDS encoding RNA-binding S4 domain-containing protein; protein product: MSAPIDADRVRDDFGTDSERSAVQTLRVDKWLWFARFFKSRSLATRLCADGKVRINRVVATKAHQPIRPGDVLTFPQGRQIRVIKVIALGVRRGPAVEAQRLYEDLTPEQRVGEDARDALATAVRDPGSGRPTKKERRALDRLGEEG